A single region of the Neisseria zoodegmatis genome encodes:
- a CDS encoding peptidylprolyl isomerase: MNFKTLMLAAATGLALHTAQASEIKQVDGIAAVAGNEVITHRDVRQAMAEARSFLGKNNVSENELRTQVLQQLINQSLIVQAGKRRNITASDAEIDNALADIAQSRKTTVEGLYAQSAKIGVSKAAMRRSIADSIITQKVQQQAVMQHTRVSDAEINAFIQGAARQGINLPQGRPLRQYRAQHILIKADNPKAVQAAESSIRSIHKQARSGVDFAGLARQFSQDGSANNGGDLGWFSDGQMVPEFENAVHDLAPGQISRPVRTQFGWHIIKLVDVRDAGTPEERQREAVRQYIARQKAEQATASLLKDLHQSAYVEIRR; the protein is encoded by the coding sequence ATGAATTTCAAAACCCTGATGCTTGCTGCCGCCACCGGCTTGGCCTTACACACCGCACAAGCCTCTGAAATCAAACAGGTTGACGGCATTGCCGCCGTTGCCGGCAACGAAGTCATCACCCACCGCGACGTACGCCAAGCCATGGCCGAAGCCCGCAGCTTTTTGGGTAAAAACAATGTTTCCGAAAACGAACTGCGCACACAAGTATTGCAGCAGCTCATCAACCAATCGCTGATTGTGCAGGCCGGCAAACGCCGCAACATTACTGCGAGCGATGCCGAAATCGACAACGCACTGGCCGACATCGCCCAATCGCGCAAAACCACAGTTGAAGGCCTGTATGCTCAAAGCGCCAAAATCGGCGTGAGCAAAGCCGCCATGCGCCGCAGCATTGCCGACAGCATCATCACGCAAAAAGTACAGCAGCAAGCCGTGATGCAGCACACCCGCGTCAGCGATGCCGAAATCAACGCTTTCATCCAAGGCGCCGCCCGGCAAGGCATCAACCTGCCGCAAGGCCGGCCTTTGCGCCAATACCGCGCCCAACACATTCTGATTAAGGCCGACAACCCCAAAGCCGTTCAAGCCGCAGAAAGCAGCATCCGCAGCATCCACAAACAAGCCCGCAGCGGTGTAGATTTTGCAGGCTTGGCACGCCAATTCTCACAAGACGGCAGTGCCAACAACGGCGGCGACTTAGGCTGGTTTTCAGACGGCCAAATGGTGCCCGAATTTGAAAATGCCGTACACGACTTAGCACCCGGCCAAATCAGCCGCCCCGTACGCACCCAGTTCGGCTGGCACATCATCAAACTGGTCGACGTGCGCGATGCCGGCACGCCCGAAGAACGCCAACGCGAAGCCGTCCGCCAATACATCGCCCGCCAAAAAGCCGAACAGGCCACGGCCAGTCTGCTGAAAGACTTGCATCAAAGCGCTTATGTGGAAATTCGCCGCTAA